The Cyclobacteriaceae bacterium DNA segment AGTAGGCACAAAGCAATAGGCAGTAGGCAGTAGGCTGATTTAACTGCTAACTGCCAACTGCCCACTTCCCATCTTTTAATGCTTTTCTTCTTCATGCACCTGAACCTTTACACGCTTAATCCGTCTTTTATCCACTGCCTCAATGGTAAACGTAAATTGTTGATAGTTTATTTGATCACCGGCTTTCGGGAAACCTTTGTTGATTTCCAGAATAATACCTCCAAGCGATTCACTCTCCCCCTTCACCTCATCAAACGTATTGGTTTCAATATCCAATGCCTTGCAAAAATCATGAAGGGAGATTTTTCCCTCGAAGGTAAATGTATTCGTATCAATTTTCTGATACGCTAAACGAGCTTCGTCAAACTCATCATTGATCTCGCCAATAATTTCTTCAATCACATCTTCTAATGTAATGATGCCGGAGGTTCCGCCATATTCATCTACCACTACGGCAATGTGCACGCGCTTTTCTTGAAAATCCTTCAGCAACGAATCAACTTTTTTGGTTTCTGGAATGAAGAAAGGGGTGCGCAAAAGTTTTTGCCACCCAAACGACTCACCCTGATCAATGTAGGGAAGCAAATCTTTAATATAGAGCAAGCCCTCAATCTTGTCGAGCGATTCGCGGTAAACAGGCAAGCGCGAAAACCCAGACTTATTGATGAAATCCATCAACTCGTGAAACGTAAGCTCAACATCAACAGCCGATATGTCCACACGCGAGCGCATCACCTGCTTCACGCTGAGCGTACCAAAGTTTACAATGCCACGTAAAATTTCTTTTTCTTCATCGGTTGTTTCATCGGTGCTGGTGGCCAACTCCAACGCCTGATTTAATTCTTCAACGGTAGTTTGATATCCTTTTTTCTCAATGCGCTTTTCAACCAGGCTCGTCATTTTCATTAACGGAAAGGATACTGGCCTGCAAAGTGTTTGAAGAATAACCCAAACACGACTCATGCGCTGTGCAAACGAAAGGTTATTTTTTGTTGCATAAACTTTCGGAACAATTTCTCCGAAAAAAGTAAGAAAGAAGGTGATGACGAATGTAACCACACCTACAATCAATTCTTCCGGTCGCCTGGTGCCGGAAAGTTCCCACATCAAAAAAGTGGAGATGGTCACCACGCCTACATTCACCGTGTTGTTCATGATGAGGATGGTGGCGAGTAATAACCTGGGTTTGCTTAATAATTCAATAATGGTCTTATCACTTTTTTCGCGACTGTTGCGGCAGCGTTCAAGGTCTTCAGGTTTAAGTGAAAAGAATGCCACTTCCGATCCGGAAATTAAACCGGAAAAAATCAACAACACCACGATCACAGCAAAGCTGATCAGGTGCATCGGGCCGATGCCGGAGAAAAGTTGAAGTAACGCGTAACTGGGAGGCTCGTCCAAGCAGGTATAGCTTTAGTGAAACATCAGAAGGGCAGATCATCAGAGCCACCTGTTTCAGCAGGCAGATTTTCAGGGCCACTTCCCTTATTGGCGGATGCATATCCGGAGTCATTGCCCGAACCACCACCCGATGCTTTCGGAGAAAGCATGGTCATGTTATCGGCAACTATTTCGGTGGTGTAACGGGTAACGCCTTCTTTCTCCCATGAACGGGTGCGGAGTTTTCCTTCAATGTACACCATATCGCCTTTGTGTAAATATTTTTGAGCGATTTCAGCCAGGCCACGCCACAACACAATGTTGTGCCACTCGGTAACTTCCTTTTTTTCATTGGTGGTTCTGTCGCGATAGGTTTCAGAAGTGGCCATGGTGAAGTTAGCTACAGCAACACCACTCTCCAGGTTTCTGATTTCAGGATCGCGACCTAAGCGGCCAATAAGAATTACTTTGTTTACGCCCGACATTTTTTATTCACTTTTATTAAAGTCCTGTAATGAAAGAAGTCATTGCAAAAGCGGTGTTATAATGCCAGTGCAATGACCCTTAACCTTCACAAAAGTACCAAGATTGGCGCAACTATAAAAGGCTGAAATCCTGCAGAAAACGGCTTATGAGCACCGGTTTGGGTAATTCGGCCACCTTATTAATAGAGTAAAACCGCGTGTTTTCGGGCAGGGAATTGGGTTTGTTTTTAAGCGTAATCAGCGTAAAGCGGGCAAAAATAGTTTGGTGGCTGAGGATGTGTTTATATGTTTTAGACAACTCGGTGGAGGCAATTTTTGATTTCAAGCTTTTCAAAAATGCATTCTCATCAAGTGCTTTTTCAGGTTTGGATGCTTTGGTGTTTTCGATCAGGTAAAAATCGTAAAGCCCCGTCCAGATGTCTTTGCCGTTGCGGGAGTTCATCAGCAAAGATTGCTTTGATTTGACTACATAATAATTGAAGTACCGCTTTCTGCTTTTCTTCATGGCCAGTTTAACCGGAAGCAGCTGTTGCGATTCGTGTTTGTACGCCATGCAAGCGGACTGAAACACACAGGTATCGCACGTTGGATTTTTTGGTGTGCAGTGCAACGCACCAAACTCCATAATGGCTTGATTAAAAGTGGCCGGATCATTTTTATCAATTAAGGAGTTTGCCAGTTCAGAAAAATATTTTTTTCCAGCTGGTGTGTTGATAGGTGTATCCACACCAAATATCCGTGACAAAACACGAAACACGTTGCCATCCACAACGGCAACGGCTTCACCAAACGAAAAGGATGCAATGGCTGCTGCGGTGTAATCGCCAATGCCCGGCAATTGTTTCAATGCAACAAATGAAGACGGAAATTTTCCGTTGAATTTTTTCGATAGTTCTTTGGCTGCTTTATGCAGGTTGCGTGCGCGGCTGTAGTAGCCAAGCCCTTGCCAAAGCCGAAGCACTTTTTGCACCGGGGCTGATGCCAAATCGTGTACGGTGGGGAATTCCCTGACAAAACTCTTATAATAAGGGAGCCCCTGGCTTACGCGTGTTTGTTGCAAAATGATCTCGGAGAGCCAGACCTTATATGGGTCTTTTGTATTGCGCCAAGGCAGGATTCGCTTGTTTTCTTCATACCACTCAACGACTTTTTTAGAGAAATACCGATGATCCATCCCCCTGATTATCAATTTTTTCAATATTAATTTTTAATTCTGAGGCCACAAATTAACTTTGGCGTCCCGTTAAAATTTTAAAACAAATACAACCGTGACCAAAGCAGATATCATTAACGAAATAGCCGATAAAACTGGTGTTGATAAAGCAGATGTTACCGCATCAGTAGAGGCTTTTTTCAGTGTGGTAAAAACGAACATGGCAAGCGGCCACAACATATACATTCGTGGTTTTGGCAGTTTCATTAATAAGAAAAGAAAGAAAAAAATTGCGCGAAACATTTCACGCAACACCGCACTGGTAATCGATGAGCACTTTGTTCCCAGCTTTAAGCCAGCCAAAATTTTTGTTAGCAAAATCAAAAACAGTGAGAAGGTGAAACAATTGGCTGATAAAGCCTGATTGTATTGACATCAACACGCCAATCCGGGCGTAATCCTTATGCTTAAAAGCCGAATTATTTTACTTGTTGTCAGCATTGTGCTGGTTGTTGTTTTATTCATGCTACCCAAGGTAGTGGTGAAGAATGACGAGCAACTTGCCACCGCAGATTCAACGGCTATGCCACAAGTTGACCCTCATGGCGCTGCACCGGTTACCCTGCAGCAGGCCATTGCCCGCATGCGCTCAGGGCATGGCGCTTCATCTGGTGAAAAAAGTGCTATCTTTGCCGACTCTTTAGCAGACCTGTATTGGGAAGCGGGCAAGTTTGACAGTGCTGCCTGGTTTGCCAACGAGGCTGCAACGTTCTTTAACACGATGGAAAGCTGGATTAAGGCGGGTGATAGCTATTATCAGGCGTACACCTTTACCCTTGATCAGCTAAGACAAGAAGAACTGGCCGAAAAGGCCCGGCAATACTTTTCGATGATTTTGAAGAGCAATCCGGGAAACCTTGAGGTAAAGTCTAAAATGGCCATGACCTACTTGTCGACTGCCAACCCGATGCAAGGCATATCCATGCTGCGCGAGGTATTGGCGGAAGACCCTAAAAATGAGTCGGCCTTGTTCAACCTGGGCATGTTGTCCATTCAATCCGGGCAGTATGATCGGGCCATTGAGCGCCTGAAAGAACTCACGGAAGTGAACCCGAAACATGTACAAGGCCAGCTGCTGTTGGGTGTTGCGTACAAGAGCAAAGGAAACAAGAAGGCGGCACGTGAGCAGTTTGAAAAAGTAAAACAATTGGATGCCGATCCGGCTGTTCAGGCAACAGCGGATTCGTATCTGCAGGACTTAAAATAAATTAATAACCACACCCCCTCCGGCCTTGCGGCCACCTCCCCCTTGCCGGGGTAGGAATAGATGGGGTAAGAAAATTAAAACTTTATGCCAAGCGGAAAGAAAAGAAAGAAGCACAAAATGGCAACTCACAAGCGCAAGAAGCGCTTGAGAAAGAACAGACATAAGAAGAAGTAATCTGTAACCCCTGATAAATCAGGGGACAGGTGCTTTCTGTTCGGGAGCCGTACACATCCGGATTTTTTAACATTTTAAATTCTATCGTTTTGAGTAACGAACTAATTATCAGTAACGCTCAAGACGGATGTCGTATCGCCCTGCTGAGAGACAAGACGCTTGTCGAATTTCACCAGGAACAGGAAGGAAGCAAATTCACCGTTGGTGATATTTATCTGGGCACTGTAAAAAAAGTTGTACAGGGCCTGAATGCCGCATTTATTGATGTGGGTTATGATAAAGATGCTTTCTTACACTACCTCGACCTGGGGCCACAGTTCAGTTCACTGCAAAAGTTTACGAAACTGCTCAGGGCCAAAAAGATTTTCGGTAAGCTGGAAAAATTTACCCTTGAACCGGACATCGACAAGCATGGCAAAATTGGCCAGCAGTTGGTAAAGGGCCAGCTGATTCCGGTACAAATCGTAAAGGAACCCATCTCTACAAAAGGGCCGCGATTATCCTGCGAGCTATCATTGGCCGGGCGCTACCTGGTGCTGGTACCTTTTTCAAAAACGGTTAACGTTTCGAAGAAGATAACCAGCAGCGAAGAACGCAGACGCCTGTTGCGTTTAATTCAATCCATTAAGCCAGAAAACTTTGGTGTAATAGTTCGCACCGTGGCCGAAGGTGCCGAAGTGGCCGAACTCGACCGCGACTTGCGCAACCTGGTGAAGACCTGGGAGGACGGCATTGCCCGACTTCCGGACGCACAACCGAATGATAAAATCATTGGTGAGCTGAACAAAACATCATCCTTGTTGCGCGATCTGCTGAACGAATCATTCGACAACATTCATGTTGACGATAAGAAGATGTACGAAGAAGCGAAAGCGTACATCCGTTCCATTTCACCGGAGCAGGAGAAGATTGTAAAATTCTATAACGGTCGCGCGAAAATTTTTGAGCACTACGGAATTGAAAAACAGATCAAATCTGCTTTCGGGCAAACCGTAAGCTTACGTGGTGGAGGGTACCTCATTATTGAGCACACGGAAGCACTGCACGTCATAGATGTGAACAGCGGCAACAAATCCAACCGCGAAGAAAATCAGGAGACTACTGCTATCTCAGTAAATATTGAGGCGGCTAAAGAAATTGCACGTCAGTTGCGTTTGCGCGATATGGGCGGCATCATTGTGGTTGACTTCATTGATATGAAGAACCCCGATAACCGGAAGACGATTTACAAGGTGATGAAGGATGAGATGGCTAGCGATAAGGCCAAATCAACCGTGTTGCCGCTTTCGAAATTCGGGTTAATGCAGATTACACGCGAGCGCGTTCGTCCGCAGGTTAACATCGCCACACTCGAAGCGTGTCCCGCATGTAATGGTACCGGAAAAATCACCGCATCAATTTTGGTTTCGGATTTGATTGAGAAGACACTAGAACACCTGTTAGTAAAGCAGAACGAGAAGAACCTGGTATTGGCCTTACACCCGTACCTGCACGCCTATTTCACGAAGGGGATTATTTCTCACCGCGTAAAATGGTTTTTCAAATTCAAGCGTTGGGTAAACATGGAGGCAGATACCTCCATGGGATTAACCGAATTTCGCTTTGTGAATAAAGAAGGTGAAGAGATTCAATTAAATGCATAGCGGATTTCCGCTATGCATTTTTTTCTTTCCGTTAATACTTGAGAAGTTTTCCGTACTCCATCCGGCTTGTACTGCGGTAGCGATAGAAGTACATGCGCTCGCGCAATTGATCAGCGGCCAAAGTCACCTCATATGATTCGCCTCGTTGAACGTATCCCTCATACAACCGCGATACAGCATTTCCGGATTGATCAACCAATTCCAACACAACATATTCATTTGCATCGGCCGTCCAGTTCATATTGAGTTTATCAGCAAATGGATTTGGATAAGCCTGCAAGCTGAATGTTGCCGTTGCTCCTTCAACCGTCAGGTTATCGTAAGCCACGCATAAACCTGCCTTGTATGCTGCCACGGGTTCCCAGTTGTCACAGCCATCGCAGATGGTAAAGGTTACTGTGAATGACTCTGGTTTTTTACCAAAACCATCAATATCATCAACTTTTAATCCGTACACTCCGGTAGTAGGATCTTTGCCAAACTCCATCTTCCAACCTTCGGAGTTCGAGTAATTCTTCACCTTTCCGCAAGGGATAGCAATTGTCCAGTGCGACAAGTCGTAGCGGCAGTTACCGGTTGTGGTAATCGTAGCGGTATACGTCTTGCATGAATTAGTTTCCGAAACTACCACAAGTTGAGTCGAGAAACATTCCTCGCAGCTTTCCGGATTGTCGGAGTCTCCGTCATCATCGTCTTCGCCATCTCCATCATCGTCTCCATCGCCATCGTCTTCACCGTCATCTCCATCATCATTACCATCGTCATCTCCGTCATCATCGCCTGGATCATCCGGATTGTCACTCACTTCACAAGTGGTAACTGTATAGGAACAACTCAACGTACATCCGTCTTTCTCTATAGTTAGTGTAAACGTAGCGGTGCTATTTTCACCACCACTTGTATAGGTAATGGTATTTGAATTTCCTCCTGATGTAATTACCCATGATCCATCGCTGCTCGAAACGGTCCATTGATAGGAGGTGGCGCCTTCAACTGAAGTTGTTAATGTGTTACCATCTGTTGAGCAAAGCACATTATCTGTTGGTTCGGTTATCAGGCAAGCCCAATCCGGTGAAGCCGGTTCAACAGTTACATCAAGTTGTTTGGTGCAACCGTTTTTGTCTGTTATGGTAACCGTATATGTTCCCGGGCTTATACCTGTAATGTCTTGTGTTGTTTCACCATTCGACCAGTTATAGGAATACGGTTGCGTGCCACCGGTTACCGACAAGTCGATGGTAGCGGTACCGTCAGCTCCACAGGTAATGTTTTGCACGCTTGCCGTAGCATTAATGGGCGGAGGTGAAGTGAGTGTGTAGGTAACGGTTCGTGAACAGCCAGTAGCGTCAGTGATGGTGAGTGTATAGGAGCCCGGTCCAAGATCAGACAATTCATTTCCGGTTTCACCAGTTGACCATGAATAGGTGTAAGGGGCAACACCATCAACGGGGGTAACGATAATAGAACCCGTGCTTTCGCCCGCGCATAGCGGAGGTTGTATTTGTGCATTCAACTGAATGGTTTTACGCGATACCGTAATGGTTGTGGTAATCGCACAACCCTTGCTATCGGTAATGGTTACTTTGTACTGACCAGCTGTAAGGTTGCTGAGGTCTTCAGTGGTTGCACCGTTATCCCATACGAATGTGTATGGTGCGGTTCCGCCACCAACATTCAGGTTAATCGCGCCAGAACCATCATCAAGGCAACTGGTTTGCGTAACCGTGAAGCTTAACGTTAATGTGTTGTTCTCGCGCAGGAAAAGAGAAGTGGTGGCCGTACATCCATTTGCGTCTGTTACGGTTACGCTATATGAACCCGTTGCCAGGTTTTGTATGTCTTCTGTTGTTGCTCCATTACTCCATTGGAACGTGTACGGTTCAGCACCACCTGTTACTGTAAGATTAATGGCGCCATCAGCCTTTGTACAAGATGGCAACGTAAGCGAAGTAGTAAGCGTTAGCTTTACACTGTTTTGCAGATTGAACGATTTCGTTGTCTGGCATCCGTTGGCATCGGTTACAACTACTGTGTAAAATCCGGCAGCTATATTTGAAACCAATGAGGTAGTTGCTCCGGTATTCCACTGATATGAATAAGGTTCGTTACCACCCGAAACGGTAAGCGCGATTGCTCCGGTAAAGGAACCACTACACGCAGGTTGAGTGATGCTCTCTTCAACAATAATAGCGTCAGGCTGAGTTAATGTTTCAGAAAGAGTAACAGAACTACCGTTCGCATCCGTTACTTCAACTGAATATTCACCAGCAGGGAGATTTTGTACGGATGCAGGAGTCTGTCCGCCCGACCACAAGTAAGCAAACGGCTCCTGGCCTCCTTCAATCACAACTTCTAGTGTACCATCGTTGCTGTTAAAACAAGTGGGGTTGATTTTAATCAACGATGCTTTTAACTGTGGCTCTTCATCAGCGCACGAATTGGTTACGGTTTGATAGTCGATGCACGTACCGGCTTTGTAGGCAACTTTGGGCTGCCAACAGTCTAGTTGGGATAAGCAGGCCTCGCTGGCGCAGTGGGTAAACGTAACCGTAAAACTTTTTTTGTTGCCTTTACCAAAGCCAGGGATATCATCAATTTTAAATCCGGTTAACCCGGTTTTAGGGTCTTTGCCAAAAACCTGTTTCCAGTTTTCTGAATTGCTGAGGTTTTTAATTTCTCCACACGGAACTTCTACCGTATAGTGCGACAGATCATATCGGCAGCTTCCGTCATGCGAAATTTCAAATTCGTATTCCGTGCAGCCATTGGTATTTTTTTCTGCCCGCACCACTTTGGTGGTGAAGCAGTTGCCGTCACAGTTTCCGCCATCATCCGCCATTGCGGTAATGGAGAAGGTTAAAATCAGCACAGAAACCAACGCGGAGACAAATCCTGAAACTTTCATGGTTTTACAATTAGTAAGGCTAAATACGCCTTCTAAAGGAAAGACACGGATCAGAAGTATCAATTGGCTAAACGCTACGGTGAGTTCCCGATTATACCGACAAACCGCAGTACCGGCTGGTTACAGCCCTAAAGTCAGAAAAGATTATTTTACGTTTTCGAGCAATTTCTTACGTGCAGATTTTACAAACGCACCGTGTGTGAACATCAGGGGCGTATAGAGAAAATACACGAAACCTGAAGTCATTTGGCCAAGACGGGTTTCCCCAAAAACCAAGGCAAATATGGCCGACAGAATGGGCACACTGGCCATTAACAAGTTTGTACGAATGCTGGTGCGGGTATCAAATCGTTCGATTTCATTTAACTCAAGCTCATCTGATCTGTTCAGCGCGTACCGATACATCAATGCAAGCACAAGAAAAATGAAGGCGGCACCAAATCCATAAATAACCATGAGTTGTGTTACGGTTCCGCCCTCCATCATGAGGTTGAACTCATCCCAAATCTCCGTATTGTTTCCGTGACGAAAAATGTATATGAAATTCATGAAGAGGATGACCAGCAACTTTGCCAGAAATTTCAGGGGGTACACATAGAATAATACGATGAAGAGCAGCAGTACATTTAAGAACACGATGTACGAATTTCGAAAACCATAGCGTATGAAAAAGATAAAATGCTCGTACCAGATCAGTGAGATCAATGTAATGCAAATGGCGAATGGAACCAGATCCTTGGTGAAAGCCTGAAGCTGATAAAAAGTAATGGGCGGTGTTGTGGAGATAAGCAACAAGGTTATGGCAAGCGCAAATACGGCATCACTTAACGTTTCAATCCGCGTGGTTTCCTCGCCACGAAACCGGAACTCTTTATTCATGCCGATATAATGATTCTTCAGTACTTCGCGAATCATAGCTCTGGTTTATTTTGATGAGGCGGTGAAATGAATGGTGAGGATTGCTGGTGCAACCGAATGGCTTTACGGGAAAGGATAACCGCAACGATTAATGAGATAAAGGCACCAATCCAAACACCAGGTTTAAAGGAAATGAACAGAAAATAATCGTATGCGCCATGAAATATAGTGGCGATGCCCAGAGCAGCTAGGCTGTATAACATTTCATGACGATGTGTGAACTTGGCCTTGCCAAGCATGTAGCCCATCAAAATAGCAAATGTAGCATGAGCCGGTACAGCTGTAAACATGCGTACAATACCGGTGGCTACACCATATTGAAATACATAAAGCACATTTTCCAACGTGGCAAAACCCATACCTACCATTACGGCATACATGATGCCATCAAAAGGTTCGTTGAAGTTTTTGTTGTAGTAAAGTATAAACCGGATGAAGATGAATTTGCTGAACTCTTCGATGAGCGCAACTTTAAAGAAAGCATTACCAAACTGATGGAGCACGTCATCTTCTTTAAAACTCACCACAAAATCAAGCGGCCAGCTTATGGATAGCGTAACCAACGTGCTCGCACACCCATACATAAAACTGGTAAAGAGCAGACTTACTGGCTCTGGCTCGTGCTTGTCTTTTAAATAAATGTAAACGGCAATGGCAATTCCGGGGGCGAGTGCTAAGGCGAGAAGAATAAGAAAATTCATAAATGATGTTTGGGATTTATTCGGTTATCCTTCAGGCTTAATCGTTTTTATTCCAGCACTTCTTCTACTTCGTCTAGTTTGGCAGTGGTGTATTTACCGCTTGTGGCATAAACGATCTTTCCATCTTTATCCAACACAAAAAAGTAAGGTATATCTTTCTTTTCAAAGTCGAGAGCCTCCTTATAGGTTTTCAATTCTCCTTTATAGAAGAGAATATAGGGCAGCAATTGCGGATCAACGTTCTTCAGGGCTTTGCGTTTGGCTGTGCCTGTGGCGGCCGCATTTACGCCCGTGAACATGGGCACGAAATACACATTTACATCGTAACCGAAACCTTCAAACAAGCCTTTGTTTTTCTGAATGAATTTTTCAAAAACCGGTTGAAACCAGCCGTTCAGTTCATCTTCTGATTTCTTGGAATAGGCCAGTCCGAGTAAGGTGAATTTACCCTGAACATGATCAGGGAGTTTGACTATTTTATCTTCCACGGTTTCGGCCTCCATAGCTGGAAAGAGTTTACCGATAACCTGTGCTGAAACAGAAGTGGCGCCAACCAACACGACAAATAAAAGCAACGTGATTCGTTTCATAGGATTAAAATTACAGAAACAAAATGATTATTGTGGAGTCATTTTTACAATCTGTTAGCAACAAATACGGTGCCGTTCAGGATGGTTTTTGTGGGTTTCTTTGGATAAGAATATGCTGAACTTAACGGAGTTCGAGTGAATTTCCGTAGGGGGCATTATTTCAACTTCGTTGTTCCCCTGCTCACTTCAAGCGTTTTGGTTTTACGTTCACTCAAATTGATTTCGCGCAAGGTCTCCACATAATACCATTCCGATTTTGCACGATCAGGATACAGGGTAAGGAGCAGGTAACCGTGATCAATCCCGTTCACATATTTCAAATGCGGATTGAACTTTTGGTACAATTGCTCACCCAACTTTGCGGTGTCAAGCGGATAAAATTCATCCCAGTTGGATGAAGAGATACTCGGTGTCCCAAACTCAACGGCAAATGCACCCGCAGATGTTTTCGGATTATATTTTTTCAAATCAAACGCCACCACTTCAAATGCCCATGATGCATGTGTATCACCCGTCAGGAAAATTACATCTTGAATTGAATCGTGAATAATGTGATCGGCAATGAAGGTGCGCTCTACAGGATACCCGTTCCAGCTATCTGTACCTTTCGCGTTTGGCCTGAAAGATTCATCAACTACAGAAAAGATCACCTGGTTGCCAATCACCTTCCAGGTGGCGGTTGAATTTTTAAGTTTCGCTAAAAGCCAATCACGTTGCTCTTTACCCAACATGGTGCGTTCAGTATTCCATAATTCCGGATCATCTTTTCCCTCTGCCTGTTTGGTTCTTGCTTCAAGGCGTTCATCCAGCATAATTACATCGGCCAATGTTCCATATGAAAAGGACCGGTAGTGTTTTTCACCTTCGCGGATGGGCAACCACTCGTAATAGGCTTGTTTGGCAACAGCTTTTCGCGTGTTGAAGTCGCCTTCTTCAGGTTGATGATTCTGTGCGCCTTCTGCGTAGGTATCGTTGGCCACTTCGTGATCATCCCAAATGGTAATAAACGGATGCGCGATGCTGATTTTGCGCAAGCCTTCATCCAACCTGTATTGTGAATGTCGTGTGCGGTAATCCTGCAGCGTTACAATTTCGTGCACAGGCAGGTTTATTCGGCCGATGGTGGTATCACCATATTTGCCGGTAGCGTATTCGTAAATGTAATCGCCAAGGTGAAGCACAGCATCAACATCTTTATCAGCAATGTTGGCGTAGGCATTAAAGTATCCGAACTCCCAGTTGCTGCAACTTACTACGGCAAAGGTCAAGCTATCGCGATCACCAGCTGGTGCTGTTTTCGTTCGGCCCGTCATGGATGTTGCGTCCAATGCTTTAAAGCGATAGAAATAATGTTTGTCGGGGGATAGTCCTGTGGCATCAACTTTTACGGTGTAGTCACGATCTGGATTTGTTGTCAGTGTTCCGGAATTAACAAGAGAAGAAAAACTTTCGTCCTCTGCAATTTCCCAGGTTACGTCAATGGAGGGTAGGGAATCTTCTGGCGTGACACGCGTCCATAAAATAACACGGTCGTGTAAGGGATCACCTGATGCAACTCCGTGATAGAAAGGTTTGAGGGATGCATCAAACAAAACCGAAACCGGCTCTGCGAGTGGGGCATATTTTTTTTCACGTTTGGAGCAGGAAATTGCCAGAACTGAAAGGAGGATGATGCAGTATCTCATAATGCGGATAAATTGAAATCAAAACTAATGGTTAAGATTCAAATGCTTATTATCATTTTGTGAAATGATTAATGCATAATTTTGATTTCCTTAACCAACTTGCTATGCATTGGATATACCTGATTATTGCCGGAATATTTGAAGTGGGCTTTACCACCAGCCTGAAAATGAGCAACAACTTTACGGTTACAAAATGGACGGTTGCGTTTTTTGTTTGTATCTCCTTAAGTTTTCACTTTCTGAATGAATCTATAAAAGTGATTCCCATCGGAACGGCTTAT contains these protein-coding regions:
- the gldE gene encoding gliding motility-associated protein GldE, whose amino-acid sequence is MDEPPSYALLQLFSGIGPMHLISFAVIVVLLIFSGLISGSEVAFFSLKPEDLERCRNSREKSDKTIIELLSKPRLLLATILIMNNTVNVGVVTISTFLMWELSGTRRPEELIVGVVTFVITFFLTFFGEIVPKVYATKNNLSFAQRMSRVWVILQTLCRPVSFPLMKMTSLVEKRIEKKGYQTTVEELNQALELATSTDETTDEEKEILRGIVNFGTLSVKQVMRSRVDISAVDVELTFHELMDFINKSGFSRLPVYRESLDKIEGLLYIKDLLPYIDQGESFGWQKLLRTPFFIPETKKVDSLLKDFQEKRVHIAVVVDEYGGTSGIITLEDVIEEIIGEINDEFDEARLAYQKIDTNTFTFEGKISLHDFCKALDIETNTFDEVKGESESLGGIILEINKGFPKAGDQINYQQFTFTIEAVDKRRIKRVKVQVHEEEKH
- a CDS encoding TMEM175 family protein, with the protein product MIREVLKNHYIGMNKEFRFRGEETTRIETLSDAVFALAITLLLISTTPPITFYQLQAFTKDLVPFAICITLISLIWYEHFIFFIRYGFRNSYIVFLNVLLLFIVLFYVYPLKFLAKLLVILFMNFIYIFRHGNNTEIWDEFNLMMEGGTVTQLMVIYGFGAAFIFLVLALMYRYALNRSDELELNEIERFDTRTSIRTNLLMASVPILSAIFALVFGETRLGQMTSGFVYFLYTPLMFTHGAFVKSARKKLLENVK
- a CDS encoding HU family DNA-binding protein: MTKADIINEIADKTGVDKADVTASVEAFFSVVKTNMASGHNIYIRGFGSFINKKRKKKIARNISRNTALVIDEHFVPSFKPAKIFVSKIKNSEKVKQLADKA
- the mutY gene encoding A/G-specific adenine glycosylase, with the translated sequence MDHRYFSKKVVEWYEENKRILPWRNTKDPYKVWLSEIILQQTRVSQGLPYYKSFVREFPTVHDLASAPVQKVLRLWQGLGYYSRARNLHKAAKELSKKFNGKFPSSFVALKQLPGIGDYTAAAIASFSFGEAVAVVDGNVFRVLSRIFGVDTPINTPAGKKYFSELANSLIDKNDPATFNQAIMEFGALHCTPKNPTCDTCVFQSACMAYKHESQQLLPVKLAMKKSRKRYFNYYVVKSKQSLLMNSRNGKDIWTGLYDFYLIENTKASKPEKALDENAFLKSLKSKIASTELSKTYKHILSHQTIFARFTLITLKNKPNSLPENTRFYSINKVAELPKPVLISRFLQDFSLL
- a CDS encoding PrsW family glutamic-type intramembrane protease is translated as MNFLILLALALAPGIAIAVYIYLKDKHEPEPVSLLFTSFMYGCASTLVTLSISWPLDFVVSFKEDDVLHQFGNAFFKVALIEEFSKFIFIRFILYYNKNFNEPFDGIMYAVMVGMGFATLENVLYVFQYGVATGIVRMFTAVPAHATFAILMGYMLGKAKFTHRHEMLYSLAALGIATIFHGAYDYFLFISFKPGVWIGAFISLIVAVILSRKAIRLHQQSSPFISPPHQNKPEL
- a CDS encoding tetratricopeptide repeat protein, with protein sequence MLKSRIILLVVSIVLVVVLFMLPKVVVKNDEQLATADSTAMPQVDPHGAAPVTLQQAIARMRSGHGASSGEKSAIFADSLADLYWEAGKFDSAAWFANEAATFFNTMESWIKAGDSYYQAYTFTLDQLRQEELAEKARQYFSMILKSNPGNLEVKSKMAMTYLSTANPMQGISMLREVLAEDPKNESALFNLGMLSIQSGQYDRAIERLKELTEVNPKHVQGQLLLGVAYKSKGNKKAAREQFEKVKQLDADPAVQATADSYLQDLK
- a CDS encoding single-stranded DNA-binding protein, whose translation is MSGVNKVILIGRLGRDPEIRNLESGVAVANFTMATSETYRDRTTNEKKEVTEWHNIVLWRGLAEIAQKYLHKGDMVYIEGKLRTRSWEKEGVTRYTTEIVADNMTMLSPKASGGGSGNDSGYASANKGSGPENLPAETGGSDDLPF
- a CDS encoding Rne/Rng family ribonuclease yields the protein MSNELIISNAQDGCRIALLRDKTLVEFHQEQEGSKFTVGDIYLGTVKKVVQGLNAAFIDVGYDKDAFLHYLDLGPQFSSLQKFTKLLRAKKIFGKLEKFTLEPDIDKHGKIGQQLVKGQLIPVQIVKEPISTKGPRLSCELSLAGRYLVLVPFSKTVNVSKKITSSEERRRLLRLIQSIKPENFGVIVRTVAEGAEVAELDRDLRNLVKTWEDGIARLPDAQPNDKIIGELNKTSSLLRDLLNESFDNIHVDDKKMYEEAKAYIRSISPEQEKIVKFYNGRAKIFEHYGIEKQIKSAFGQTVSLRGGGYLIIEHTEALHVIDVNSGNKSNREENQETTAISVNIEAAKEIARQLRLRDMGGIIVVDFIDMKNPDNRKTIYKVMKDEMASDKAKSTVLPLSKFGLMQITRERVRPQVNIATLEACPACNGTGKITASILVSDLIEKTLEHLLVKQNEKNLVLALHPYLHAYFTKGIISHRVKWFFKFKRWVNMEADTSMGLTEFRFVNKEGEEIQLNA